A single genomic interval of Alligator mississippiensis isolate rAllMis1 chromosome 15, rAllMis1, whole genome shotgun sequence harbors:
- the SHKBP1 gene encoding SH3KBP1-binding protein 1, giving the protein MAAAAAGGSVVIHLNVGGKRFSTSRQTLTWAPDSFFSSLLSGRISSLKDETGAIFIDRDPGIFAPILNFLRTKELDPRGVDISLLLHEAEFYGIAPLVRRLQLLEDLERSSCGTVLFNGYLPPPASPGRRQNRHSLAGPQASARAGGPGVTVRRSHTMPPNRGQAGLLGRLLDERSINPGAGLGADPGMVRIVCGHHNWIAVAYAQFLVCYRMQEPSGWQQVFCSPRLDWVIERVALNARVLGGALGARDKMVAAASCSEILLWALQADGSGGEIGVFHLGVPVEALFFVGNQLVAASHAGKIGVWNAVTKHWQIQDVAPINSYDAAGTFLLLGCNNGSIYSVDVQKFPLRMKDNDLLVTELYRDPAEDAVTALSVYLTPKTSDSGNWIEIAYGTSSGTVRVIVQHPETVGSAPQLFQTFTVHRSPVTKIMLSEKHLISICGDNNHVRTWTVTRFRGMISTQPGSTPLASFKILALEAVDGHAGCSAGTDIGPFGERDDQQVFIQKVVPDATTVLVRLSSTGKRICEVRSVDGAAITAFTVHECEGSSRLGSRPRRYLFTGHSNGAVQTWDLTTAVETLGRPPDSGGLTEQELLEQLEQCDLALTRTPELSPAGSLTPSRASSVSLQSQGSDGARDKPAKGAPGPGAPLAPARASLPAPRLREAPVRWGSHSPLPTTDGEPRAGLEPRAGGSFVERCQALARGTEPDGARPSARAWAPRQPPHRSPGPAPPSPARLNETSF; this is encoded by the exons atggcggcggcggcggcgggaggcaGCGTCGTGATCCACCTCAACGTGGGGGGCAAGAG GTTCAGCACGTCCCGGCAGACCCTCACCTGGGCCCCGGACTCCTTCTTCTCCAg CCTCCTGAGCGGCCGCATCTCCAGCCTGAAGGATGAGACGGGCGCA atcTTCATCGACCGGGACCCCGGCATCTTCGCCCCCATCCTCAACTTCCTGCGCACCAAGGAGCTGGACCCCAG gggcGTCGACATCTCGCTGCTGCTGCACGAGGCCGAGTTCTACGGGATCGCGCCGCTGG TGCGgcgcctgcagctgctggaggaccTGGAGCGCTCGTCCTGCGGCACCGTCCTCTTCAACGGCTACCTGCCCCCCCCAG CCTCCCCGGGCCGGCGGCAGAACCGGCACAGCCTGGCGGGGCCGCAGGCGTcggcgcgggcgggcggcccCGGGGTGACCGTGCGCCGCAGCCACACCATGCCGCCCAAccgcgggcaggccgggctgctgGGGCGCCTGCTGGACGAGCGCAGCATCAACCCGGGGGCAG ggctgggcgcTGACCCGGGCATGGTGCGCATCGTGTGCGGGCACCACAACTGGATCGCCGTGGCCTACGCCCAGTTCCTCGTGTGCTACAG GATGCAGGAGCCGTCGGGGTGGCAGCAGGTGTTCTGCAGCCCGCGGCTGGACTGGGTCATCGAGCGCGTGGCGCTGAACGCCCGGGTGCtgggcggcgccctcggcgcccGCGACAAGATGGTGGCGGCCGCATCCTGCAGCGagatcctgctctgggccctgcaggctgaCGGCAGCGGCGGCGAGATCG gtgTGTTCCACCTGGGGGTGCCCGTGGAGGCTCTCTTCTTCGTGGGCAACCAGCTCGTCGCTGCCAGCCACGCGGGCAAGATCGGCGTCTGGAACGCAGTCACCAAGCACTGGCAG atccaggaCGTCGCCCCTATCAACAGCTATGACGCTGCTGGCACCTTCCTGTTGCTGGGCTGCAACAACGGCTCCATCTACTCCGTGG aCGTGCAGAAGTTCCCGCTGCGGATGAAAGACAACGACTTGCTGGTGACGGAGCTGTACCGCGACCCCGCCGAGGATGCCGTCACTGCGCTCAGCGTCTACCTCACCCCCAAGACAA GCGACAGCGGCAACTGGATCGAGATTGCCTACGGGACCAGCTCGGGGACAGTACGGGTCATCGTGCAGCACCCGGAGACCGTGGGCTCTGCACCCCAGCTCTTCCAGACCTTCACCGTGCACCGCAGCCCCGTCACCAAGATCATGCTGTCTGAGAAGCACCTCATCTCCA TCTGTGGTGACAACAACCACGTGCGCACGTGGACTGTGACACGGTTCCGGGGCATGATCTCCACGCAGCCGGGCTCCACGCCCTTGGCCTCCTTCAAGATCCTGGCGCTGGAGGCCGTGGATGGGCACGCAGGCTGCAGCGCTGGCACCGACATCG GCCCCTTTGGGGAGCGGGACGACCAGCAGGTTTTCATCCAGAAGGTTGTGCCCGACGCCACCACCGTGCTCGTGCGCCTCTCGTCCACTGGCAAGAG GATCTGCGAGGTGCGCTCGGTGGATGGCGCCGCCATCACAGCTTTCACGGTGCACGAGTGCGAGGGCTCGAGCCGCCTGGGCTCCCGTCCGCGACGCTACCTCTTCACCGGCCACAGCAACGGCGCCGTCCAGACGTGGGACCTCACCACGGCCGTGGAGACGCTGGGCCGGCCCCCAG ACTCCGGGGGCCTGacagagcaggagctgctggagcagctggagcagtgtgACCTGGCGCTGACCCGCACCCCTGAGCTCAGCCCGGCCGGATCCCTCACGCCCTCCCGCGCCTCCAGCGTCAG CCTCCAGTCCCAGGGCAGCGACGGAGCCCGTGACAAACCTGCCAAGGGGGCACCTGGCCCCGGGGCCCCGCTGGCCCCTGCCCGTGCCAGCCTGCCGGCCCCCCGGCTCCGCGAGGCGCCCGTGCGCTGgggcagccacagccccctgcccaccacgGACGGGGAGCCACGAGCAGGGCTGGAGCCGCGGGCGGGCGGCAGCTTCGTGGagaggtgccaggctctggcccgcggcACCGAGCCCGACGGGGCCCgccccagtgccagggcctgGGCCCCGCGCCAGCCCCCCCACCGATCTCCcggccctgcaccccccagccctgcacgcCTCAACGAGACCTCGTTCTGA